In Electrophorus electricus isolate fEleEle1 chromosome 1, fEleEle1.pri, whole genome shotgun sequence, a single window of DNA contains:
- the tac4 gene encoding tachykinin-4, with product MEILKISVLAVALYTQVYSDASSLGEDRDILSVENWQDDPAEIDLTLRFADLMKRSKSQQFHGLMGRNSEISHPLRLGRKRNKGEMFVGLMGRRSSSGDFEEELDKPQLY from the exons ATGGAGATTTTAAAAATTTCTGTTCTGGCTGTTGCTCTTTATACGCAGGTGTACAGTGATGCATCGAGCCTCGGTGAAGATAGGGACATCTTGTCCGTGGAAAACTGGCAG GACGATCCGGCAGAAATTGATTTAACTCTACGCTTCGCTGACCTAATGAAGCGCTCCAAATCCCAGCAATTTCACGGATTAATGGGTCGAAACTCAG AAATCTCTCATCCCCTGCGACTGGGTCGAAAAA GAAACAAAGGAGAGATGTTTGTTGGACTAATGGGAAGAAGATCTTCAAGTGGCG ATTTTGAAGAGGAACTGGACAAGCCACAGTTATACTAA